Proteins encoded in a region of the Deltaproteobacteria bacterium genome:
- a CDS encoding type IV pilus twitching motility protein PilT, which yields MAQIDALLRYLKQHGGSDLHLAAGIDPRVRVNGELRAVAGTSPLDDAGLRKLMREITSDTQWASYSECRDLDFAYSLEGVARFRVNFFVQERGAGAVLRMIPEKIVPLEELALPKAIDSLAELGKGLIVITGPTGSGKSTTLAAIIDRINRTCAKHVLTLEEPIEFVHQNKKSVFSHREIGPHTKGFGPGLRAAIRQDADVILVGEMRDYETISLALTAAEMGLLVFGTLHTNSAPKTIDRIIDTFPADEQAQARLSLADSLGAVVAQLLLPTADGKGRVPVNEIMLRTKALPNIIREANVSMLGSFIQQGKQDGMQLMDDALFELVQKKRVAPYDAYLKASDKARFEGLLPKD from the coding sequence TTGGCGCAGATCGACGCTCTCCTCCGCTACCTGAAGCAACACGGCGGCTCCGACCTGCATCTGGCCGCCGGGATCGATCCGCGAGTGCGCGTGAACGGCGAGCTGCGCGCGGTGGCAGGAACCTCGCCGCTCGACGACGCTGGCCTGCGCAAGCTGATGCGCGAGATCACCAGCGACACCCAGTGGGCCAGCTACAGCGAATGCCGGGATCTCGACTTCGCCTACAGCCTCGAGGGGGTGGCGCGCTTCCGCGTGAACTTCTTCGTGCAGGAGCGCGGCGCCGGGGCGGTGCTCCGGATGATTCCGGAGAAGATCGTCCCGCTCGAGGAGCTCGCGCTTCCCAAGGCGATCGACTCGCTCGCAGAGCTCGGCAAGGGACTGATCGTCATCACCGGACCGACGGGCTCCGGAAAGTCGACGACGCTCGCGGCGATCATCGACCGGATCAACCGCACTTGCGCGAAGCACGTCCTGACGCTCGAGGAGCCGATCGAGTTCGTGCACCAGAACAAGAAGAGCGTCTTCTCGCACCGCGAGATCGGCCCGCACACCAAGGGCTTCGGCCCCGGGCTTCGCGCCGCGATCCGCCAGGACGCCGACGTGATCCTGGTCGGCGAGATGCGCGACTACGAGACGATCTCGCTGGCACTCACGGCCGCCGAGATGGGGCTTCTCGTCTTCGGAACGCTGCACACGAACAGCGCTCCCAAGACGATCGACCGGATCATCGACACGTTCCCGGCCGACGAGCAGGCGCAGGCGCGGCTCTCGCTCGCCGATTCGCTGGGCGCCGTCGTCGCGCAGCTGCTGCTGCCGACCGCGGACGGAAAGGGCCGCGTGCCCGTGAACGAGATCATGCTGCGGACCAAGGCGCTGCCGAACATCATCCGCGAGGCGAACGTCTCGATGCTCGGCTCGTTCATCCAGCAGGGCAAGCAGGACGGCATGCAGCTGATGGACGACGCGCTCTTCGAGCTGGTGCAGAAGAAGCGCGTCGCGCCCTACGACGCGTACCTGAAGGCGAGCGACAAGGCGCGCTTCGAGGGGCTGCTGCCGAAGGATTGA
- a CDS encoding PilT/PilU family type 4a pilus ATPase: MANSPIADASDQLLGRVAVAAKLISVDQLAQATREQSRSGSEKRLGEVLVELGLITPEKLRRALELQKGVLERAQRKEAQPVEPPAASPPKVAAARPTPAPASEIGAETDGQAARAYARTAVTPPTTPREVAPVPAQPRSAAGPTGSIPLDRGLDTLLIEAAGRGASDVHLHSGASLYVRVRGSLCEVPDSKISRDDTERLILPILSADERALLESQGEIDLAYTVKGLARFRLNVYRQLRGLDAAIRRISLQPPTLADLRLPAAFAKFTNFHQGLVLVTGPSSCGKSSTMAALVNLINEERAEHILTVEDPIEYLHPSKRCIVNQRHVKRHTESFARALRAALREDPDVIVVGELRDRETIALAMTAAETGHLVLATLHTDNALRTVNRMIGSFPPDQQEQVRTMLSESLRAVISQRLLPRANGKGMVPAVEVLTMNRAIGNLIRKNETIQIRSMMQTGSAQGMNLLDTSLAQLVKSGEVKREDALLHADEPKLIPNA; the protein is encoded by the coding sequence ATGGCCAACTCCCCGATCGCCGATGCGTCCGACCAGCTTCTCGGCCGCGTGGCGGTGGCGGCGAAGCTGATCAGCGTCGATCAGCTCGCCCAAGCCACCCGCGAGCAGTCCCGCTCCGGCTCCGAAAAGCGCCTGGGCGAGGTGTTGGTCGAGCTGGGGCTGATCACGCCCGAGAAGCTCCGCCGGGCGCTCGAGCTCCAGAAGGGAGTTCTGGAGCGCGCCCAGAGGAAAGAAGCCCAGCCGGTCGAGCCCCCCGCGGCGAGCCCGCCGAAAGTCGCAGCCGCCCGGCCGACTCCGGCACCGGCGAGCGAGATCGGCGCCGAGACGGACGGCCAGGCGGCGCGCGCGTATGCCCGGACCGCCGTCACGCCGCCGACCACCCCGCGAGAGGTGGCTCCGGTACCCGCGCAGCCCCGGTCGGCGGCCGGTCCGACCGGCTCGATCCCGCTGGACCGCGGCCTCGACACGCTTCTGATCGAAGCCGCCGGTCGCGGCGCGAGCGACGTCCACCTGCACAGCGGTGCGAGCCTGTACGTTCGCGTGCGCGGCAGCCTCTGCGAGGTGCCCGACTCGAAGATCAGCAGGGACGACACGGAGCGGCTGATCCTGCCGATCCTCTCCGCGGACGAGCGCGCGCTGCTCGAGTCGCAGGGCGAGATCGACCTGGCCTACACCGTGAAAGGCCTCGCCCGCTTCCGGCTGAACGTGTACCGGCAGCTGCGCGGCCTGGACGCGGCGATCCGGCGCATCTCGCTCCAGCCGCCGACGCTCGCCGATCTCCGGCTGCCCGCGGCGTTCGCGAAGTTCACGAACTTCCACCAGGGCCTGGTTCTGGTCACGGGCCCGTCGTCGTGCGGGAAGTCGTCGACGATGGCCGCGCTGGTGAACCTGATCAACGAGGAACGCGCCGAGCACATCCTCACGGTCGAGGACCCGATCGAATACCTGCACCCGTCGAAGCGCTGCATCGTGAACCAGCGCCACGTGAAGCGTCACACCGAGTCGTTCGCGCGCGCGCTTCGGGCCGCGCTTCGCGAGGACCCGGACGTGATCGTGGTTGGCGAGCTGCGCGACCGCGAGACGATCGCGCTCGCCATGACCGCCGCCGAGACCGGCCACCTCGTGCTCGCGACGCTGCACACCGACAACGCGCTGCGCACGGTGAACCGGATGATCGGCTCGTTTCCGCCGGACCAGCAGGAGCAGGTCCGCACGATGCTCTCCGAGTCGCTTCGCGCCGTGATCTCGCAGCGCCTGCTCCCGCGCGCCAACGGCAAGGGGATGGTTCCCGCCGTCGAGGTCCTGACCATGAATCGCGCGATCGGAAACCTGATCCGGAAGAACGAGACGATCCAGATCCGATCGATGATGCAGACCGGCAGCGCCCAGGGAATGAACCTGCTCGACACGTCGCTCGCGCAGCTGGTCAAGTCGGGCGAGGTGAAGCGCGAGGACGCGCTGCTCCACGCCGACGAACCGAAGCTGATTCCGAACGCATAG
- a CDS encoding PEP-CTERM sorting domain-containing protein, protein MIVARTLLGNRPAVLAAFVAMAIGFSASPSQAIPIVCEPPHCVTWDSGVGATGNSYSFVSLAYTTTWTEADALARAAQGPEGTVGQLATIGSAEEQAFILSAVMPAANIGINKNQVWLGGRQLDGQSATEGWQWAVNTEVAPETWSYENWAPAEPNDEGGINERFLTMWVHYYQNGQDLRGTWNDEQDLANPKARIIGMIVEWVRPSVPEPGTGLLILAGLGLLGLRRRTG, encoded by the coding sequence GTGATCGTCGCACGAACGCTGCTCGGAAATCGCCCTGCGGTGTTGGCCGCATTCGTCGCGATGGCCATCGGTTTCTCGGCGTCGCCCAGCCAGGCCATACCGATCGTATGCGAGCCGCCTCATTGCGTGACCTGGGACTCGGGCGTGGGCGCCACCGGAAACAGCTACAGCTTCGTGTCCCTGGCCTACACCACGACCTGGACCGAAGCCGACGCGCTGGCGCGAGCCGCACAAGGGCCCGAGGGAACCGTCGGCCAGCTCGCGACGATCGGCTCCGCCGAGGAGCAGGCGTTCATTCTCAGCGCCGTCATGCCGGCCGCGAACATCGGCATCAACAAGAACCAGGTCTGGCTCGGCGGCCGGCAGCTCGACGGCCAGTCGGCGACCGAGGGCTGGCAGTGGGCGGTGAACACCGAGGTGGCGCCCGAGACGTGGAGCTACGAGAACTGGGCTCCCGCCGAGCCGAATGACGAGGGCGGCATCAACGAGCGCTTCCTCACGATGTGGGTCCACTACTACCAGAACGGTCAGGACCTGCGCGGCACCTGGAACGACGAGCAGGATCTGGCCAACCCGAAGGCGCGGATCATCGGCATGATCGTCGAGTGGGTCCGGCCGAGCGTCCCCGAGCCGGGAACCGGCCTGCTGATTCTCGCCGGACTCGGCCTGCTCGGACTGCGGCGCAGGACCGGCTGA
- a CDS encoding alpha/beta hydrolase has protein sequence MTQAPIDRRVRANGLDLHYMDWAGSAGAPAILLHGFALNCHSWDEVAPGLRSRLRLLAFDQRGHGLSDRAKRVEDYTRENMVADLDCVIRELGLERPVVIGHSMGGMNALDFAARHPERVRALVLVDVGPEVSVDGAREVGAFVAGPYQLDSLDEWVEHTHRYYPWRSKERIRARLAVSLRETPDGKLAKQYDERFRDGFGGIARSSVDALAASRALRCPTLLVHGGSSPVLTREMAERFASAVECVELVSIPGASHSVAGDRPEEFVKVVGAFLDSVLGSPA, from the coding sequence ATGACGCAGGCCCCGATCGATCGGCGCGTGCGCGCCAATGGGTTGGATCTGCACTACATGGACTGGGCGGGGTCGGCGGGCGCGCCGGCGATCCTGCTGCACGGATTCGCGCTCAACTGCCACTCCTGGGACGAGGTTGCGCCGGGACTCCGCTCTCGCCTGCGGCTTCTGGCCTTCGACCAGCGGGGTCACGGTCTCTCCGATCGCGCCAAGCGGGTCGAGGACTACACGCGCGAGAACATGGTCGCGGATCTCGACTGCGTGATCCGGGAGCTCGGCCTCGAGCGGCCGGTCGTGATCGGCCACAGCATGGGCGGCATGAACGCGCTGGATTTCGCGGCGCGTCACCCGGAGCGGGTGAGAGCGCTCGTGCTCGTCGACGTCGGACCGGAGGTGAGCGTCGACGGCGCGCGCGAGGTCGGCGCGTTCGTGGCCGGCCCCTACCAGCTCGACTCGCTCGACGAGTGGGTCGAGCACACCCACCGCTACTACCCTTGGCGCTCGAAGGAGCGGATCCGCGCGCGCCTTGCCGTCTCGCTCCGCGAGACGCCGGACGGGAAGCTGGCGAAGCAGTACGACGAGCGCTTCCGAGACGGCTTCGGGGGCATCGCGAGGTCGAGCGTCGACGCGCTCGCGGCCTCGCGGGCGCTGCGCTGTCCGACGCTCCTCGTGCACGGCGGCTCGAGCCCGGTGCTGACCCGCGAGATGGCGGAGCGCTTCGCCTCTGCCGTCGAATGCGTCGAGCTGGTGAGCATCCCGGGCGCGAGCCACTCGGTCGCGGGCGACCGGCCGGAGGAGTTCGTGAAGGTGGTCGGGGCGTTCCTCGACTCCGTCCTCGGATCGCCTGCATGA
- a CDS encoding LysR family transcriptional regulator, which yields MSFRRVRPVNLDKIDLNKLRTFAAVAQHGGVSRAARQLSLTRSAVSQSVAALEASLGVRLFDRIGRRLAPTAEGRTLARLFGPVHESLRLALAEVANEERAVRGVVRLGLFPGASRARVARIVAAFVARHPDARVKLLFAPHAELRELLAQSRLDFALSLRGGRSASPRIRSSLLFRQKLVLVSSQRPPRGRIDAGGLSGLAVIDYYPASPLIRRWLAHQFPRRRIAVDVRVFAATTDMALELALLGAGAAVLPRSIADPHLREGRLHQIRGPRADLDDAVWLEESAGAWRSAVLEAFRATLVSELEDAQ from the coding sequence TTGAGTTTCAGACGAGTTCGTCCAGTGAATCTTGACAAGATCGATCTCAACAAGCTGCGCACCTTTGCCGCGGTCGCGCAGCACGGCGGGGTGAGCCGCGCGGCGCGGCAGCTCTCGCTCACCCGCTCCGCGGTGAGCCAGAGCGTCGCGGCGCTCGAGGCCTCGCTCGGCGTGCGCCTCTTCGACCGGATCGGACGGCGTCTGGCCCCGACCGCCGAGGGCCGCACGCTGGCGCGCCTGTTCGGGCCCGTGCACGAGTCGCTGCGCCTCGCGCTCGCGGAGGTCGCGAACGAGGAGCGCGCGGTGCGCGGCGTGGTCCGGCTCGGGCTCTTCCCGGGCGCCTCGCGAGCCAGGGTCGCGCGGATCGTCGCCGCGTTCGTCGCGCGGCATCCCGATGCGCGCGTGAAGCTGCTCTTCGCGCCCCACGCGGAGCTTCGCGAGCTGCTCGCGCAGAGCCGCCTCGATTTCGCGCTCAGCCTGCGGGGCGGCCGCTCTGCGTCGCCGCGCATCCGCTCGAGTCTGCTGTTCCGGCAGAAGCTCGTTCTCGTCTCGAGCCAACGCCCGCCACGCGGGCGCATCGACGCGGGCGGCCTCTCGGGGCTGGCCGTGATCGACTACTACCCCGCCAGCCCGTTGATCCGTCGCTGGCTCGCGCATCAGTTCCCGCGCCGTCGCATCGCCGTCGACGTCCGCGTCTTTGCTGCGACCACCGACATGGCGCTGGAGCTCGCGCTGCTCGGCGCCGGCGCCGCCGTGCTGCCGCGATCGATCGCGGACCCGCACCTGCGAGAGGGGCGCCTGCACCAGATCCGCGGACCTCGCGCGGACCTCGACGATGCGGTCTGGTTGGAGGAATCGGCGGGTGCCTGGCGCAGCGCGGTGCTCGAGGCGTTCCGAGCGACGCTCGTCTCCGAGCTCGAAGATGCGCAGTGA
- a CDS encoding dihydroneopterin aldolase, whose translation MAHRGAGERELPRRAAHPAVLRDRGKGAQLVEIDLVKIHWTNSSETQARLIYQNPARIPSGRDPGGRLGVLEFRGARLDVLLGCTAGERARPQPVDLDVAVRFAELPGACTSDRLAETVCYAELIDAARALCAGREFHLVERLAHELFVHLRALLPPGAELWLRATKLHPPVDGLAGGVAFSLGDFAGPNR comes from the coding sequence CTGGCTCACCGCGGAGCGGGTGAGCGAGAGCTGCCGCGCCGCGCGGCTCACCCCGCCGTGCTGCGCGACCGCGGCAAAGGTGCGCAGCTTGTTGAGATCGATCTTGTCAAGATTCACTGGACGAACTCGTCTGAAACTCAAGCTCGCCTAATCTACCAGAATCCGGCTAGGATCCCCTCGGGGCGCGATCCCGGAGGTCGCTTGGGCGTACTGGAATTTCGCGGGGCACGACTCGACGTGCTTCTCGGCTGCACGGCCGGGGAGCGGGCGCGGCCCCAGCCGGTCGACCTCGACGTGGCCGTGCGCTTCGCGGAGCTGCCGGGGGCCTGCACCAGCGACCGGCTCGCCGAAACCGTCTGCTACGCGGAGCTGATCGACGCCGCGCGTGCGCTCTGCGCGGGTCGCGAGTTCCACCTGGTGGAGCGCCTGGCGCACGAGCTCTTCGTCCACCTGCGCGCGCTGCTGCCTCCTGGCGCGGAGCTCTGGCTGCGCGCGACGAAGCTACACCCGCCGGTCGACGGACTCGCGGGCGGCGTCGCCTTCTCGCTCGGCGATTTCGCTGGACCCAACCGTTAG
- the gor gene encoding glutathione-disulfide reductase — translation MARYDFDLFTIGAGSGGVRASRMSAAHGARVAIAEERELGGTCVNVGCIPKKLLVYASEYAEHFADSAGFGWSVGERSFDWARLIENKDREIKRLNSVYERLLDDAGVTRFAGRARIVDPHSVEIGGRTITAQHLLVATGGWPTLPAIPGIEHAISSNEAFHLKELPRSVVVVGGGYIAVEFAGIWNGLGSRTTELYRGELFLRGFDDDLRRALAREMRGKGVDLRFGANVARIEKRAGRLCAQLEDGSEIEAEQILYATGRAPNVAGLGLEQAGPALDAAGAVIVDAFMRSSVPSIWAIGDVTNRLNLTPVAIHEGMAVAATLFAGRPTAPNHSDVPTAVFSQPQIGTVGLTESAARERFGRIDVYRTSFRSLRNTLTGSEEKTLMKLVVESASQRVLGAHMVGPEAGEIIQGIAIAVKAGATKAVFDATIGIHPTAAEEFVTMRTPVSSG, via the coding sequence ATGGCGCGATACGACTTCGACCTGTTCACGATCGGTGCGGGCTCCGGAGGCGTGCGCGCGAGCCGGATGTCCGCGGCGCATGGCGCGCGCGTCGCGATCGCCGAGGAGCGAGAGCTCGGCGGCACCTGCGTGAACGTGGGCTGCATCCCGAAGAAGCTTCTCGTCTACGCATCGGAGTACGCGGAGCACTTCGCCGACTCCGCGGGCTTCGGCTGGAGCGTCGGCGAGCGAAGCTTCGACTGGGCCCGGCTGATCGAGAACAAGGATCGGGAGATCAAGCGACTGAACTCCGTCTACGAGCGCCTGCTCGACGACGCGGGCGTGACGCGCTTCGCGGGACGTGCGCGGATCGTCGACCCCCACAGCGTCGAGATCGGCGGACGCACGATCACGGCGCAGCACCTGCTCGTGGCGACCGGCGGCTGGCCGACGCTCCCCGCGATCCCCGGGATCGAGCACGCGATCAGCTCGAACGAGGCCTTCCACCTGAAGGAGCTGCCGCGAAGCGTCGTCGTGGTCGGCGGCGGCTACATCGCGGTCGAGTTCGCCGGGATCTGGAACGGCCTCGGCTCGCGCACCACCGAGCTCTACCGCGGCGAGCTCTTTCTGCGCGGCTTCGACGACGATCTGCGCCGCGCGCTCGCGCGCGAGATGAGGGGGAAGGGCGTCGATCTCCGCTTCGGCGCGAACGTCGCGCGGATCGAGAAGCGCGCGGGCCGCCTCTGCGCGCAGCTCGAGGACGGCTCGGAGATCGAGGCCGAGCAGATCCTCTACGCGACGGGTCGCGCCCCGAACGTGGCCGGGCTCGGGCTCGAGCAGGCGGGCCCCGCGCTCGACGCTGCGGGAGCCGTGATCGTCGACGCGTTCATGCGCAGCTCCGTGCCGAGCATCTGGGCGATCGGCGACGTGACGAACCGGCTGAACCTGACGCCGGTCGCGATCCACGAAGGCATGGCGGTCGCGGCCACGCTCTTCGCGGGACGGCCCACCGCGCCGAATCACAGCGACGTGCCGACGGCGGTCTTCAGCCAGCCCCAGATCGGAACCGTCGGGCTCACGGAATCCGCCGCCCGCGAGCGCTTCGGCAGAATCGACGTCTACCGCACCAGCTTCCGCTCGCTGCGAAACACGCTCACAGGCAGCGAGGAGAAGACGCTGATGAAGCTCGTGGTCGAGAGCGCGAGTCAGCGGGTTCTCGGCGCGCACATGGTCGGCCCCGAGGCGGGCGAGATCATCCAGGGGATCGCGATAGCCGTGAAGGCCGGGGCGACCAAGGCCGTCTTCGACGCGACGATCGGCATCCATCCCACCGCGGCCGAGGAGTTCGTGACGATGCGAACTCCAGTCTCCAGCGGCTGA
- a CDS encoding zinc ABC transporter substrate-binding protein: protein MPRRSPTRPRARTPTPASSPGSRRSSNACASSSARSTSPGRTTCASGCSGPPSSGVTVMASPIASSLLALATALRVVATTPDVADMTRQIGGDRVEVTTLASGTQDPHKVPVKPSFVTKLNRADVLVVQGLGLEHAFLPALLEAARNPRIAPGAKAYIDSSLFVETLDVPSSQDRSQGELHPLGNPHFNMDPVQGKLMARAIAEGLERVDPEGASVYREGLARFTAILDEKIPVWLELAKPLRGRKAVSYHQDLVYFAHRFGLVLEGTIETRPGVPATPRHVEELIARMKVEDVRLVIREVAYEMPLAETIAGRTGGRVATVATLTGGLPGAESYVEFIEANLRAVLAAAGDGDPR from the coding sequence ATGCCGAGGAGATCGCCGACGAGGCCGCGCGCCAGAACACCTACGCCGGCTTCGTCACCTGGAAGCCGTCGGAGTTCCAACGCCTGCGCTTCCAGCTCGGCGAGATCGACCAGTCCGGGCCGAACGACCTGCGCGTCTGGCTGCAGTGGACCGCCTTCATCGGGAGTCACAGTCATGGCTTCGCCAATCGCTAGCTCGCTTCTCGCGCTCGCGACCGCGCTTCGCGTCGTCGCCACCACTCCGGACGTCGCCGACATGACGCGTCAGATCGGGGGCGATCGGGTCGAGGTGACCACGCTCGCGTCCGGCACGCAGGATCCCCACAAGGTCCCCGTGAAGCCGAGCTTCGTCACGAAGCTGAACCGCGCCGACGTGCTCGTCGTGCAGGGCCTGGGACTCGAGCACGCGTTTCTTCCCGCGCTGCTCGAGGCCGCTCGGAACCCGCGCATCGCGCCGGGCGCCAAGGCCTACATCGACAGCTCGCTCTTCGTCGAGACGCTCGACGTTCCGAGCAGCCAGGATCGCAGCCAGGGTGAGCTCCACCCGCTCGGCAATCCGCACTTCAACATGGACCCGGTGCAGGGCAAGCTCATGGCGCGAGCGATCGCCGAGGGGCTGGAGCGCGTCGACCCCGAAGGGGCGAGCGTCTACCGCGAGGGGCTCGCGCGGTTCACGGCGATCCTCGACGAGAAGATCCCCGTCTGGCTCGAGCTCGCCAAGCCGCTGCGCGGACGCAAGGCGGTCTCCTACCACCAGGATCTGGTCTACTTCGCCCATCGCTTCGGGCTCGTGCTCGAGGGGACGATCGAGACCCGGCCGGGCGTGCCCGCGACACCGAGACACGTAGAGGAGCTGATCGCGCGGATGAAGGTCGAGGACGTCCGGCTCGTGATCCGGGAGGTCGCCTACGAGATGCCGCTCGCGGAGACGATCGCCGGCCGGACCGGCGGGCGCGTGGCGACGGTCGCCACGCTGACGGGCGGGCTGCCCGGAGCGGAGAGCTACGTCGAGTTCATCGAGGCGAATCTGCGCGCGGTGCTCGCGGCGGCTGGCGACGGAGATCCGCGATAA
- a CDS encoding metal ABC transporter ATP-binding protein, whose protein sequence is MDEPALVVERADLGYAGQPVLRQVSLEIRPAEFVAVLGPNGSGKTTLLRSLLGFLPPLSGSVVRARGARIGYVPQRETLDSHYPLSGADVALFGTYGDVPFWRRLGRDAKRRARAALGACDALEFASRRYAELSGGQRQRILIARALATAPNLLLLDEPTAGVDRGSEIAILDSLSALRRERSLSIWLVTHHEEALRGRVDRIARVAEGAVALEVPA, encoded by the coding sequence ATGGACGAGCCGGCGCTCGTCGTCGAGCGCGCGGACCTCGGCTACGCCGGACAGCCGGTGCTGCGGCAGGTCTCGCTCGAGATCCGCCCGGCGGAGTTCGTCGCCGTGCTCGGCCCGAACGGCTCGGGGAAGACCACCCTGCTGCGCAGCCTGCTCGGCTTCCTCCCGCCGCTCTCGGGAAGCGTCGTTCGCGCTCGCGGCGCGCGCATCGGCTACGTGCCGCAGCGCGAGACGCTCGACTCGCACTATCCGCTCTCGGGAGCCGACGTCGCGCTCTTCGGCACGTATGGCGACGTGCCGTTCTGGCGCCGCCTGGGCCGAGACGCGAAGCGGCGCGCTCGCGCAGCGCTCGGGGCCTGCGACGCGCTCGAGTTCGCGAGCCGCCGCTACGCCGAGCTCTCGGGTGGACAGCGGCAGAGGATCCTGATCGCGCGCGCGCTCGCGACGGCGCCGAACCTGCTTCTTCTGGACGAGCCGACCGCGGGCGTCGACCGCGGCTCCGAGATCGCGATTCTCGATTCGCTCTCGGCTCTGCGACGGGAGCGCTCGCTCTCGATCTGGCTCGTCACGCACCACGAAGAGGCGCTGCGCGGGCGGGTCGACCGGATCGCGCGCGTCGCGGAAGGCGCGGTGGCGCTCGAGGTGCCGGCGTGA
- a CDS encoding metal ABC transporter permease has protein sequence MARHAPRRGAARAGRPDRARRGRRGGARGAGVIELLSGDLLFRNVIVGGTIVCVLCSVLGVYVVLRRLVLLGVALPQAGAAGIAAVFFATGHSHGDPGQAHALALGGSLLATFTALGALVLAGRNATRPVEWRIGGVLAIATAATLLFVAMSPTGDLEMTSLLRGELLSISDRDLIVLVAVAAVIAFVFVLFRRELLLVSFDPEFARTIGRDPVRYDLVLHLLLGATISIGVMTAGPMGVFAFLVLPALAALRLGRSMRTTFAVAAAIALVSSLGGFELSYAADLPTGPVYVLIAASIWLLSNAAMWVRGSP, from the coding sequence CTGGCTCGTCACGCACCACGAAGAGGCGCTGCGCGGGCGGGTCGACCGGATCGCGCGCGTCGCGGAAGGCGCGGTGGCGCTCGAGGTGCCGGCGTGATCGAGCTGCTCTCGGGGGATCTCCTGTTCCGGAACGTGATCGTGGGTGGCACGATCGTGTGCGTGCTCTGCTCGGTGCTCGGGGTCTACGTGGTGCTCCGGCGCCTGGTCCTGCTCGGCGTGGCGCTGCCGCAGGCCGGCGCCGCCGGAATTGCCGCGGTCTTCTTCGCGACCGGCCATTCGCACGGCGATCCGGGTCAGGCGCACGCGCTCGCGCTGGGCGGGTCGCTCCTGGCCACGTTCACGGCGCTGGGCGCGCTCGTGCTCGCGGGTCGGAATGCGACCCGGCCGGTCGAATGGCGGATCGGCGGCGTTCTGGCGATCGCGACGGCCGCGACACTTCTCTTTGTCGCGATGTCCCCGACCGGAGATCTCGAGATGACGAGCCTGCTTCGCGGAGAGCTGCTCTCGATCTCCGACCGCGACCTGATCGTGCTCGTGGCCGTCGCAGCGGTGATCGCCTTCGTCTTCGTGCTGTTCCGCCGCGAGCTCCTGCTCGTCTCGTTCGACCCCGAGTTCGCGCGAACGATCGGCCGCGACCCGGTCCGCTACGACCTCGTGCTCCATCTGCTGCTCGGGGCGACCATCTCGATCGGCGTGATGACGGCGGGGCCGATGGGGGTGTTCGCCTTCCTCGTGCTTCCGGCGCTGGCGGCGCTTCGCCTGGGGCGCTCGATGCGGACGACGTTCGCCGTCGCGGCGGCGATCGCCCTGGTCTCGTCGCTCGGGGGCTTCGAGCTCTCGTACGCAGCGGACCTCCCGACCGGCCCGGTGTACGTCCTGATCGCCGCGTCGATCTGGCTGCTCTCGAACGCCGCCATGTGGGTGCGCGGATCGCCGTGA
- a CDS encoding leucyl/phenylalanyl-tRNA--protein transferase encodes MTDSGELDPQRPNTELLLRAYASGIFPMVDPRKRRIEYFSPDPRAVIPLERFHVPRSLARVRAKRPFEIRSDTVFEGVMRACAEPRAGRTETWLDERLIAAYVELHAHGFAHSVEAFREGRLVGGLYGVHIGAAFFGESMFSRLEIGGTDASKLCLVELVERLRAGGFELLDTQFSTPHLARFGCVEIPRERYLALLEIAIRRRGEWSSGG; translated from the coding sequence GTGACCGATTCGGGCGAGCTCGATCCGCAGCGCCCCAACACGGAGCTCCTGCTTCGCGCCTACGCGAGCGGGATCTTTCCGATGGTCGATCCGCGCAAGCGCAGGATCGAGTACTTCAGCCCGGATCCGCGCGCCGTGATCCCGCTGGAGCGCTTCCACGTGCCGAGAAGCCTCGCGCGCGTGCGCGCGAAGCGGCCCTTCGAGATCCGCAGCGACACCGTCTTCGAGGGCGTGATGCGCGCCTGCGCCGAGCCCCGCGCAGGGCGGACCGAGACCTGGCTCGACGAGCGGCTGATCGCCGCGTACGTCGAGCTGCACGCGCACGGATTCGCGCACAGCGTCGAGGCGTTTCGCGAGGGACGGCTCGTCGGCGGGCTGTACGGCGTCCACATCGGCGCGGCGTTCTTCGGCGAGAGCATGTTCAGCCGGCTGGAGATCGGCGGAACCGACGCCTCGAAGCTCTGCCTGGTGGAGCTGGTCGAGCGACTTCGCGCAGGCGGATTCGAGCTACTCGACACGCAGTTCTCGACGCCGCACCTCGCGCGCTTCGGCTGCGTCGAGATTCCGCGCGAGCGCTACCTCGCGCTGCTCGAGATCGCGATCCGGCGCCGGGGAGAATGGTCGAGCGGCGGTTAG